A DNA window from Ostrea edulis chromosome 5, xbOstEdul1.1, whole genome shotgun sequence contains the following coding sequences:
- the LOC125649969 gene encoding uncharacterized protein LOC125649969 isoform X1, whose product MASKVKEKIKKKSPKVVNQVEEERPSSAHSQISVKEAASIVDNTEKFTEDESKQEKENKNTQDKKSVEVDSKDVKKKEKKKEKEDKRKEGKDKKSKNKNPSKVERAPSPDLVPERRRRSPSPFGRNVVEPTSVSNMGSLASLKSHSTVREAWTDRSSMSELNSAPPSVTSSIISVREAARENRAYLANQRAEVSSDSSDEEIEETEEIKNAYIPYLYAKKSITKVIKDMKKMKSNHICIVTDIQREYKSIEDETQRQFNIFVINLREQYKGKVTTFRQVIDVHRSELQSKESYWNEMLESLAERNRRLLKDKKVLLIQNKVEIERLEKEKVEIQTELSQKLDKVTVALTTVEKEREVERGKEADLEDDFKKLKEDLEKERSTVVQLEKDLAEEKRLRAAAGVVVASSVVSAVNNSETKVQVAKETPVTSSVVPVPVSSAEKEEMSAERSGLEEERQRINEERRQMEEDRRNFGGDRKEWMDQNNKLQQDIAVLTKESTEWKVKYETMMQQAEKLATVQEKYAALEAQYQALAAVVTASEGTEAIAKENKKKVEEDRVMMTQEKAGLDKDVKQWETQFKKKNGREPTAEDKTDSVKEMYVQQEELNMMVNSLDKKLETYQKLESGNVLDPPEVVQVPLKEPEVRTVEVKVPDPMVMAELEKEQAEVEKLHALIAELQRENTEKSSHISQQNEELSRLRDKISQLEAALKAGTVSAVASTTNTEELDVLKKESKEMKKDLKKLLKKLEKEEEKAKSINVDPDTRVQTLEEKVTSLDEKITDIESENEILKEEKLRTETEKEVLLQQIQALQQTVTPGVTTAVAVTSSIPTKSEPVDGCNVPEHGDLIQQLEDKKTEIKELETQLHEKEAQIQEKILTIQDLEKELDKLRTENKEMRADMLKMAKQHTKLQHKLKDLVDFEKTKKLLEAVAFYVHEIHGEVPSAAEGVDNRLGVVSTEALKLKESQEKSVKAVEAWVSKFTKKNGREPTAKDRDSDGERAYRVLEENGNLLEDKKIMVEALQIMKTGDYKAPESRISTEAVSEESPVEKMEHQMSAMDDKLTDLESDNDNLRKERNDAVARLKELELQLEQAKNDLQLQTTLTSGLQDSEELSNQITDIQKLLNASESALLQEKTAHNSTQEELENLRKQMVVLKEEVETERTDLEAQRESGKKTKDAENKAKMEEINALKSRNEQLEMERLANVPVDTAKEIKELHARIAALEKEKSGAGTANTTLQTQINELKTKLEGAQKNTEAQRAANRELEAKNKTAKADKDKAIKEVTMQIEKREQQRANEDKKRIATLEKKIRDLEAGGVKPVAAAVVGGKAGSEAGDRALKEQLANMKRENNELNTRIKQLDAEIKRGTKQATTMGNEDKNDLKRKEKILKELERKYEIEKNKTSKLEENVKTTEEDLKVTKKERDEKDNELKKVTAELSALGVAAKQGMEAATKVKTLETDNKKLTEENKVLTENYNSERVLRKKYYNMVEDMKGKIRVYCRARPLSSTETGRGNYSVIKSPDEYTINVESSRGTKEFQFDAIFMEDSTQEKIFEDTNNLIQSAMDGYNVCIFAYGQTGSGKTFTMIGDRDQNFPGITPRAFERIFNLAHDVRTKFSVKVASYMMELYNDKLIDLYAKPGTSDDERMDIKKDKKGLVYVQGAIIKEATNAKELFALFEEGSKNRHTASTKMNAESSRSHLIIGVTIETTNKTTGQVLTGKLSLVDLAGSERVAKTGATAEQLKEAMSINKSLSALGDVISALSSDQQFIPYRNHKLTMLMQDSLGGNAKTLMFVNISPADYNQDETIISLMYASRVKLITNDASKNAENKEINRLKNVIAKLKKGETVNEDDE is encoded by the exons ATGGCATCCAAAGTAAAggagaaaataaagaaaaagtcACCAAAAGTGGTAAATCAAG TTGAGGAGGAAAGACCTTCAAGTGCCCACAGTCAAATAAGTGTAAAGGAAGCAGCATCTATTGTGGACAACACTGAGAAA TTCACAGAGGATGAAAGCAAAcaagagaaagaaaacaaaaacacccAGGATAAAAAGTCTGTAGAGGTAGACAGCAAAGATgtcaaaaagaaagaaaagaaaaaggaaaaagaagacaaaagaaaagaagggaaagataaaaaatcaaaaaataaaaatccctcAAAAGTAGAGAGAGCACCCAGTCCTGACCTTGTCCCAGAGAGGAGAAGGCGATCACCCTCCCCATTTGGCAGAAACGTAGTGGAACCAACTTCAGTGTCAAACATGGGAAGCCTGGCCTCCCTCAAATCGCATTCTACTGTCAGAG AGGCTTGGACAGACAGGAGTTCCATGTCTGAGCTTAATTCTG CTCCCCCTTCTGTGACTAGTAGCATCATCAGTGTTAGGGAGGCGGCACGAGAAAATCGGGCTTACCTGGCTAATCAACGAGCAGAGG TTTCTTCGGACAGCTCTGATGAGGAGATTGAGGAGACAGAAGAAATTAAGAATGCTTATATTCCTTACCTTTACGCAAAGAAGAGCATCACAAAAGTTATTAAGGacatgaagaaaatgaagtcaAATCACATATGCATTGTCACTGACATCCAGAGAGAGTACAAAAGCATTGAAGATGAAACTCAG AGACAATTCAATATATTTGTGATCAACCTTCGAGAGCAATACAAAGGAAAGGTAACCACATTTCGCCAGGTAATCGATGTCCACAGAAGTGAGCTACAGTCAAAAGAATCCTACTGGAATGAAATGCTTGAG AGCCTTGCAGAAAGGAACAGGCGTTTGTTGAAAGATAAGAAAGTCTTGCTGATACAAAACAAAGTTGAAATTGAGAGACTAGAAAAAGAAAAG GTTGAGATACAAACAGAGCTATCCCAGAAGTTGGATAAAGTAACAGTTGCCCTAACAACAG TTGAAAAAGAAAGAGAGGTGGAAAGAGGCAAAGAGGCAGATTTAGAGGATGATTTCAAG AAACTTAAGGAGGACTTGGAGAAGGAGAGGTCTACAGTTGTCCAGCTTGAAAAAGACCTGGCAGAAGAAAAGAGACTCAGAGCAGCTGCAGGGGTTGTGGTGGCATCGTCTGTTGTCTCTGCAGTCAATAATTCAGAAACCAAG GTACAAGTTGCAAAAGAAACACCAGTGACATCCTCAGTAGTGCCAGTCCCTGTCTCTTCAGCAGAGAAAGAGGAAATGTCTGCTGAGAGAAGTGGGCTGGAGGAGGAAAGACAGAGGATTAATGAGGAAAGAAGACAAATGGAAGAGGACAGGAGGAACTTTGGAGGAGACAGGAAGGAATGGATGGACCAGAACAACAAACTACAGCAAGATATAGCAGTTCTCACCAAA GAAAGCACTGAATGGAAAGTTAAATATGAGACCATGATGCAGCAGGCCGAGAAGCTGGCCACTGTCCAGGAGAAGTATGCGGCATTAGAGGCCCAGTACCAGGCTTTGGCAGCTGTTGTTACAGCCTCTGAGGGCACAGAAGCCATTGCTAAG GAGAACAAGAAAAAGGTTGAGGAAGATCGTGTGATGATGACCCAGGAGAAGGCAGGACTGGACAAGGATGTTAAACAATGGGAGACTCAGTTCAAAAAGAAGAATGGTCGAGAACCAACAGCGGAGGACAA GACTGACTCTGTGAAGGAGATGTATGTACAACAAGAAGAGCTCAACATGATGGTCAATTCTCTGGACAAAAAGCTGGAAACCTATCAGAAGTTGGAGAGTGGAAATGTTTTAGACCCTCCTGAAGTTGTCCAGGTCCCCCTGAAAGAACCAGAGGTTCGGACAGTGGAG GTAAAAGTTCCTGATCCAATGGTGATGGCAGAGTTAGAAAAGGAACAGGCAGAGGTGGAAAAACTCCATGCTCTAATAGCTGAACTCCAAAGAGAGAACACTGAAAAAAGCAGTCATATTAGTCAACAGAACGAGGAACTCTCCAGacttagagataaaataagtcAGCTTGAGGCTGCCCTGAAAGCTGGCACTGTTTCTGCTGTGGCATCAACGACCAACACTGAG GAGCTTGATGTCTTGAAGAAAGAAAGCAAGGAGATGAAAAAAGACTTGAAGAAACTGCTTAAAAAACTagagaaagaagaagaaaaagcgAAATCCATTAATGTTG ATCCAGATACACGGGTGCAAACCTTGGAAGAAAAAGTAACCTCCCTTGATGAAAAGATTACTGACATAGAGAGTGAAAATGAGATTCTGAAGGAGGAGAAATTGAGAACAGAAACTGAAAAAGAGGTTCTATTACAGCAGATTCAG GCATTGCAACAGACTGTAACACCAGGTGTCACAACCGCAGTGGCTGTTACATCTTCCATCCCAACAAAATCAGAGCCAGTAGAT GGATGCAATGTTCCTGAACATGGGGACTTAATTCAGCAGTTGGAGGACAAAAAGACAGAAATCAAAGAATTGGAAACACAGCTTCATGAGAAGGAGGCACAAATCCAGGAGAAGATCCTCACCATTCAGGATCTAGAGAAG GAATTGGACAAACTTCGAACAGAGAACAAAGAAATGAGAGCTGATATGTTAAAAATGgcaaaacaacacacaaagcTGCAACACAAATTAAAAGATTTGGTAGATTTCGAGAAAACCAAGAAACTCCTTGAAGCAGTGGCATTTTAT GTCCATGAGATACATGGAGAGGTACCCTCTGCTGCTGAGGGTGTGGATAATCGTCTGGGAGTGGTCTCCACTGAGGCGCTCAAGTTGAAGGAGAGTCAGGAAAAGAGCGTCAAGGCAGTTGAGGCCTGGGTGTCCAAGTTTACCAAGAAAAATGGCAGGGAACCCACAGCCAAAGACAG AGATTCTGATGGAGAGAGGGCATACAGGGTTTTGGAGGAGAATGGCAACCTTCTAGAagataaaaaaattatggtGGAAGCTCTGCAGATCATGAAGACTGGAGACTACAAGGCCCCTGAGTCCAGAATAAGCACTGAAGCTGTGTCTG AAGAGTCTCCGGTGGAGAAGATGGAGCATCAGATGTCAGCTATGGATGACAAACTGACAGACCTCGAGTCAGATAATGACAACCtcagaaaagaaagaaatgatGCTGTGGCTAGGCTCAAG GAACTAGAGTTGCAGTTGGAACAGGCCAAAAATGACTTGCAGCTTCAGACAACATTGACCTCTGGTCTTCAAGACTCGGAG GAGTTATCCAATCAGATCACCGACATCCAGAAACTGCTGAATGCCTCCGAGTCTGCCCTACTACAGGAGAAGACTGCCCACAATAGTACACAGGAGGAGCTGGAAAACCTCCGGAAACAGATGGTGGTCTTGAAGGAGGAAGTAGAGACGGAGAGGACGGACCTCGAGGCCCAGAGAGAGAGTggtaaaaagacaaaggatgcTGAGAATAAGGCCAAAATGGAG GAGATCAATGCTTTGAAATCTCGAAATGAACAACTGGAGATGGAAAGACTTGCTAATGTTCCTGTGGACACAGCTAAAGAAATCAAAGAACTCCATGCCAGAATC GCTGCATTGGAAAAAGAGAAATCAGGAGCTGGAACAGCTAATACAACGCTTCAAACTCAGATTAACGAGCTGAAAACTAAGCTAGAGGGAGCTCAGAAGAACACTGAGGCACAAAGGGCTGCTAACAGAGAGCTGGAG GCTAAAAACAAGACTGCTAAAGCAGACAAGGACAAAGCTATTAAAGAGGTGACCATGCAGATTGAGAAGAGAGAACAACAAAGGGCCAATGAGGACAAGAAGAGAATTGCcactctggaaaaaaaaatcagggaCCTCGAAGCAGGGGGAGTTAAGCCGGTAGCTGCTGCTGTTGTGGGG GGTAAGGCTGGGTCAGAAGCTGGAGACAGAGCATTGAAGGAACAGTTAGCCAACATGAAACGTGAAAACAATGAACTGAACACCAGAATCAAACAGCTGGATGCTGAGATCAAGAGGGGGACCAAGCAAGCTACTACCATGGGCAATGAAGAT AAAAATGACTTGAAGAGAAAGGAAAAGATTCTGAAGGAGCttgaaagaaaatatgaaattgaaaaaaacaagaCTTCCAAGCTTGAGGAGAATGTGAAGACCACAGAGGAGGACCTCAAAGTCACCAAAAAA GAAAGAGATGAGAAAGACAATGAGTTGAAGAAGGTCACTGctgagttatctgcccttggTGTGGCTGCAAAACAAGGAATGGAAGCAGCCACAAAGGTCAAAACACTGGAAACTGACAACAAAAAGTTAACAGAGGAAAACAAAGTCTTGACAGAGAACTACAACTCAGAGAGG gttttgagaaagaaatattacaacATGGTTGAAGATATGAAAGGAAAAATCCGAGTATACTGCAGGGCTCGTCCTCTGAGCTCCACAGAGACTGGAAGG GGCAACTACTCCGTGATAAAGTCGCCAGATGAATACACCATTAATGTAGAGTCAAGCAGAGGCACAAAGGAATTTCAGTTTGATGCAATTTTCATGGAAGATTCCACACAGGAAAAGATTTTTGAGGACACGAAT AACCTGATTCAGTCTGCCATGGATGGCTACAATGTCTGCATCTTTGCCTATGGACAAACAGGAAGCGGAAAGACTTTCACCATGATAGGTGACAGAGACCAAAATTTTCCAGGAATCACTCCCAGGGCTTTTGAAAGAATATTTAATCTTGCACATGATGTgag AACTAAATTCAGTGTGAAGGTTGCCTCCTACATGATGGAATTGTATAATGATAAACTGATTGACCTGTATGCTAAACCAGGGACGTCAGATGAT GAAAGGATGGACATCAAGAAGGATAAGAAGGGACTGGTGTATGTACAAGGGGCTATAATCAAAGAAGCCACCAATGCCAAGGAGCTGTTTGCTTTGTTTGAGGAGGGAAGCAAGAACAGACACACAGCCTCCACAA AAATGAATGCTGAAAGTTCCCGTTCCCATCTGATCATTGGTGTTACCATCGAAACAACCAACAAGACAACGGGACAAGTTCTGACGGGAAAA TTAAGTCTGGTAGATTTGGCAGGAAGTGAGAGGGTTGCCAAGACAGGAGCCACAGCAGAACAACTGAAG GAAGCTATGTCCATCAATAAGTCTCTGTCTGCCCTGGGTGATGTGATTTCAGCTCTCAGCAGTGACCAACAGTTTATACCATACCGTAACCACAAACTGACCATGCTGATGCAGGACTCTCTAGGAGGAAATGCGAAAACCCTTATGTTTGTCAATATTTCCCCAGCAGACTACAACCAGGACGAGACCATCATCTCACTCAT GTATGCATCCAGAGTAAAGCTGATTACCAATGATGCTTCCAAAAATGCTGAAAACAAGGAAATCAATCGACTCAAAAAT GTCATTGCTAAGTTGAAGAAAGGAGAGACTGTCAATGAAGATGATGAATAA
- the LOC125649969 gene encoding uncharacterized protein LOC125649969 isoform X2 has translation MASKVKEKIKKKSPKVVNQVEEERPSSAHSQISVKEAASIVDNTEKFTEDESKQEKENKNTQDKKSVEVDSKDVKKKEKKKEKEDKRKEGKDKKSKNKNPSKVERAPSPDLVPERRRRSPSPFGRNVVEPTSVSNMGSLASLKSHSTVREAWTDRSSMSELNSVSSDSSDEEIEETEEIKNAYIPYLYAKKSITKVIKDMKKMKSNHICIVTDIQREYKSIEDETQRQFNIFVINLREQYKGKVTTFRQVIDVHRSELQSKESYWNEMLESLAERNRRLLKDKKVLLIQNKVEIERLEKEKVEIQTELSQKLDKVTVALTTVEKEREVERGKEADLEDDFKKLKEDLEKERSTVVQLEKDLAEEKRLRAAAGVVVASSVVSAVNNSETKVQVAKETPVTSSVVPVPVSSAEKEEMSAERSGLEEERQRINEERRQMEEDRRNFGGDRKEWMDQNNKLQQDIAVLTKESTEWKVKYETMMQQAEKLATVQEKYAALEAQYQALAAVVTASEGTEAIAKENKKKVEEDRVMMTQEKAGLDKDVKQWETQFKKKNGREPTAEDKTDSVKEMYVQQEELNMMVNSLDKKLETYQKLESGNVLDPPEVVQVPLKEPEVRTVEVKVPDPMVMAELEKEQAEVEKLHALIAELQRENTEKSSHISQQNEELSRLRDKISQLEAALKAGTVSAVASTTNTEELDVLKKESKEMKKDLKKLLKKLEKEEEKAKSINVDPDTRVQTLEEKVTSLDEKITDIESENEILKEEKLRTETEKEVLLQQIQALQQTVTPGVTTAVAVTSSIPTKSEPVDGCNVPEHGDLIQQLEDKKTEIKELETQLHEKEAQIQEKILTIQDLEKELDKLRTENKEMRADMLKMAKQHTKLQHKLKDLVDFEKTKKLLEAVAFYVHEIHGEVPSAAEGVDNRLGVVSTEALKLKESQEKSVKAVEAWVSKFTKKNGREPTAKDRDSDGERAYRVLEENGNLLEDKKIMVEALQIMKTGDYKAPESRISTEAVSEESPVEKMEHQMSAMDDKLTDLESDNDNLRKERNDAVARLKELELQLEQAKNDLQLQTTLTSGLQDSEELSNQITDIQKLLNASESALLQEKTAHNSTQEELENLRKQMVVLKEEVETERTDLEAQRESGKKTKDAENKAKMEEINALKSRNEQLEMERLANVPVDTAKEIKELHARIAALEKEKSGAGTANTTLQTQINELKTKLEGAQKNTEAQRAANRELEAKNKTAKADKDKAIKEVTMQIEKREQQRANEDKKRIATLEKKIRDLEAGGVKPVAAAVVGGKAGSEAGDRALKEQLANMKRENNELNTRIKQLDAEIKRGTKQATTMGNEDKNDLKRKEKILKELERKYEIEKNKTSKLEENVKTTEEDLKVTKKERDEKDNELKKVTAELSALGVAAKQGMEAATKVKTLETDNKKLTEENKVLTENYNSERVLRKKYYNMVEDMKGKIRVYCRARPLSSTETGRGNYSVIKSPDEYTINVESSRGTKEFQFDAIFMEDSTQEKIFEDTNNLIQSAMDGYNVCIFAYGQTGSGKTFTMIGDRDQNFPGITPRAFERIFNLAHDVRTKFSVKVASYMMELYNDKLIDLYAKPGTSDDERMDIKKDKKGLVYVQGAIIKEATNAKELFALFEEGSKNRHTASTKMNAESSRSHLIIGVTIETTNKTTGQVLTGKLSLVDLAGSERVAKTGATAEQLKEAMSINKSLSALGDVISALSSDQQFIPYRNHKLTMLMQDSLGGNAKTLMFVNISPADYNQDETIISLMYASRVKLITNDASKNAENKEINRLKNVIAKLKKGETVNEDDE, from the exons ATGGCATCCAAAGTAAAggagaaaataaagaaaaagtcACCAAAAGTGGTAAATCAAG TTGAGGAGGAAAGACCTTCAAGTGCCCACAGTCAAATAAGTGTAAAGGAAGCAGCATCTATTGTGGACAACACTGAGAAA TTCACAGAGGATGAAAGCAAAcaagagaaagaaaacaaaaacacccAGGATAAAAAGTCTGTAGAGGTAGACAGCAAAGATgtcaaaaagaaagaaaagaaaaaggaaaaagaagacaaaagaaaagaagggaaagataaaaaatcaaaaaataaaaatccctcAAAAGTAGAGAGAGCACCCAGTCCTGACCTTGTCCCAGAGAGGAGAAGGCGATCACCCTCCCCATTTGGCAGAAACGTAGTGGAACCAACTTCAGTGTCAAACATGGGAAGCCTGGCCTCCCTCAAATCGCATTCTACTGTCAGAG AGGCTTGGACAGACAGGAGTTCCATGTCTGAGCTTAATTCTG TTTCTTCGGACAGCTCTGATGAGGAGATTGAGGAGACAGAAGAAATTAAGAATGCTTATATTCCTTACCTTTACGCAAAGAAGAGCATCACAAAAGTTATTAAGGacatgaagaaaatgaagtcaAATCACATATGCATTGTCACTGACATCCAGAGAGAGTACAAAAGCATTGAAGATGAAACTCAG AGACAATTCAATATATTTGTGATCAACCTTCGAGAGCAATACAAAGGAAAGGTAACCACATTTCGCCAGGTAATCGATGTCCACAGAAGTGAGCTACAGTCAAAAGAATCCTACTGGAATGAAATGCTTGAG AGCCTTGCAGAAAGGAACAGGCGTTTGTTGAAAGATAAGAAAGTCTTGCTGATACAAAACAAAGTTGAAATTGAGAGACTAGAAAAAGAAAAG GTTGAGATACAAACAGAGCTATCCCAGAAGTTGGATAAAGTAACAGTTGCCCTAACAACAG TTGAAAAAGAAAGAGAGGTGGAAAGAGGCAAAGAGGCAGATTTAGAGGATGATTTCAAG AAACTTAAGGAGGACTTGGAGAAGGAGAGGTCTACAGTTGTCCAGCTTGAAAAAGACCTGGCAGAAGAAAAGAGACTCAGAGCAGCTGCAGGGGTTGTGGTGGCATCGTCTGTTGTCTCTGCAGTCAATAATTCAGAAACCAAG GTACAAGTTGCAAAAGAAACACCAGTGACATCCTCAGTAGTGCCAGTCCCTGTCTCTTCAGCAGAGAAAGAGGAAATGTCTGCTGAGAGAAGTGGGCTGGAGGAGGAAAGACAGAGGATTAATGAGGAAAGAAGACAAATGGAAGAGGACAGGAGGAACTTTGGAGGAGACAGGAAGGAATGGATGGACCAGAACAACAAACTACAGCAAGATATAGCAGTTCTCACCAAA GAAAGCACTGAATGGAAAGTTAAATATGAGACCATGATGCAGCAGGCCGAGAAGCTGGCCACTGTCCAGGAGAAGTATGCGGCATTAGAGGCCCAGTACCAGGCTTTGGCAGCTGTTGTTACAGCCTCTGAGGGCACAGAAGCCATTGCTAAG GAGAACAAGAAAAAGGTTGAGGAAGATCGTGTGATGATGACCCAGGAGAAGGCAGGACTGGACAAGGATGTTAAACAATGGGAGACTCAGTTCAAAAAGAAGAATGGTCGAGAACCAACAGCGGAGGACAA GACTGACTCTGTGAAGGAGATGTATGTACAACAAGAAGAGCTCAACATGATGGTCAATTCTCTGGACAAAAAGCTGGAAACCTATCAGAAGTTGGAGAGTGGAAATGTTTTAGACCCTCCTGAAGTTGTCCAGGTCCCCCTGAAAGAACCAGAGGTTCGGACAGTGGAG GTAAAAGTTCCTGATCCAATGGTGATGGCAGAGTTAGAAAAGGAACAGGCAGAGGTGGAAAAACTCCATGCTCTAATAGCTGAACTCCAAAGAGAGAACACTGAAAAAAGCAGTCATATTAGTCAACAGAACGAGGAACTCTCCAGacttagagataaaataagtcAGCTTGAGGCTGCCCTGAAAGCTGGCACTGTTTCTGCTGTGGCATCAACGACCAACACTGAG GAGCTTGATGTCTTGAAGAAAGAAAGCAAGGAGATGAAAAAAGACTTGAAGAAACTGCTTAAAAAACTagagaaagaagaagaaaaagcgAAATCCATTAATGTTG ATCCAGATACACGGGTGCAAACCTTGGAAGAAAAAGTAACCTCCCTTGATGAAAAGATTACTGACATAGAGAGTGAAAATGAGATTCTGAAGGAGGAGAAATTGAGAACAGAAACTGAAAAAGAGGTTCTATTACAGCAGATTCAG GCATTGCAACAGACTGTAACACCAGGTGTCACAACCGCAGTGGCTGTTACATCTTCCATCCCAACAAAATCAGAGCCAGTAGAT GGATGCAATGTTCCTGAACATGGGGACTTAATTCAGCAGTTGGAGGACAAAAAGACAGAAATCAAAGAATTGGAAACACAGCTTCATGAGAAGGAGGCACAAATCCAGGAGAAGATCCTCACCATTCAGGATCTAGAGAAG GAATTGGACAAACTTCGAACAGAGAACAAAGAAATGAGAGCTGATATGTTAAAAATGgcaaaacaacacacaaagcTGCAACACAAATTAAAAGATTTGGTAGATTTCGAGAAAACCAAGAAACTCCTTGAAGCAGTGGCATTTTAT GTCCATGAGATACATGGAGAGGTACCCTCTGCTGCTGAGGGTGTGGATAATCGTCTGGGAGTGGTCTCCACTGAGGCGCTCAAGTTGAAGGAGAGTCAGGAAAAGAGCGTCAAGGCAGTTGAGGCCTGGGTGTCCAAGTTTACCAAGAAAAATGGCAGGGAACCCACAGCCAAAGACAG AGATTCTGATGGAGAGAGGGCATACAGGGTTTTGGAGGAGAATGGCAACCTTCTAGAagataaaaaaattatggtGGAAGCTCTGCAGATCATGAAGACTGGAGACTACAAGGCCCCTGAGTCCAGAATAAGCACTGAAGCTGTGTCTG AAGAGTCTCCGGTGGAGAAGATGGAGCATCAGATGTCAGCTATGGATGACAAACTGACAGACCTCGAGTCAGATAATGACAACCtcagaaaagaaagaaatgatGCTGTGGCTAGGCTCAAG GAACTAGAGTTGCAGTTGGAACAGGCCAAAAATGACTTGCAGCTTCAGACAACATTGACCTCTGGTCTTCAAGACTCGGAG GAGTTATCCAATCAGATCACCGACATCCAGAAACTGCTGAATGCCTCCGAGTCTGCCCTACTACAGGAGAAGACTGCCCACAATAGTACACAGGAGGAGCTGGAAAACCTCCGGAAACAGATGGTGGTCTTGAAGGAGGAAGTAGAGACGGAGAGGACGGACCTCGAGGCCCAGAGAGAGAGTggtaaaaagacaaaggatgcTGAGAATAAGGCCAAAATGGAG GAGATCAATGCTTTGAAATCTCGAAATGAACAACTGGAGATGGAAAGACTTGCTAATGTTCCTGTGGACACAGCTAAAGAAATCAAAGAACTCCATGCCAGAATC GCTGCATTGGAAAAAGAGAAATCAGGAGCTGGAACAGCTAATACAACGCTTCAAACTCAGATTAACGAGCTGAAAACTAAGCTAGAGGGAGCTCAGAAGAACACTGAGGCACAAAGGGCTGCTAACAGAGAGCTGGAG GCTAAAAACAAGACTGCTAAAGCAGACAAGGACAAAGCTATTAAAGAGGTGACCATGCAGATTGAGAAGAGAGAACAACAAAGGGCCAATGAGGACAAGAAGAGAATTGCcactctggaaaaaaaaatcagggaCCTCGAAGCAGGGGGAGTTAAGCCGGTAGCTGCTGCTGTTGTGGGG GGTAAGGCTGGGTCAGAAGCTGGAGACAGAGCATTGAAGGAACAGTTAGCCAACATGAAACGTGAAAACAATGAACTGAACACCAGAATCAAACAGCTGGATGCTGAGATCAAGAGGGGGACCAAGCAAGCTACTACCATGGGCAATGAAGAT AAAAATGACTTGAAGAGAAAGGAAAAGATTCTGAAGGAGCttgaaagaaaatatgaaattgaaaaaaacaagaCTTCCAAGCTTGAGGAGAATGTGAAGACCACAGAGGAGGACCTCAAAGTCACCAAAAAA GAAAGAGATGAGAAAGACAATGAGTTGAAGAAGGTCACTGctgagttatctgcccttggTGTGGCTGCAAAACAAGGAATGGAAGCAGCCACAAAGGTCAAAACACTGGAAACTGACAACAAAAAGTTAACAGAGGAAAACAAAGTCTTGACAGAGAACTACAACTCAGAGAGG gttttgagaaagaaatattacaacATGGTTGAAGATATGAAAGGAAAAATCCGAGTATACTGCAGGGCTCGTCCTCTGAGCTCCACAGAGACTGGAAGG GGCAACTACTCCGTGATAAAGTCGCCAGATGAATACACCATTAATGTAGAGTCAAGCAGAGGCACAAAGGAATTTCAGTTTGATGCAATTTTCATGGAAGATTCCACACAGGAAAAGATTTTTGAGGACACGAAT AACCTGATTCAGTCTGCCATGGATGGCTACAATGTCTGCATCTTTGCCTATGGACAAACAGGAAGCGGAAAGACTTTCACCATGATAGGTGACAGAGACCAAAATTTTCCAGGAATCACTCCCAGGGCTTTTGAAAGAATATTTAATCTTGCACATGATGTgag AACTAAATTCAGTGTGAAGGTTGCCTCCTACATGATGGAATTGTATAATGATAAACTGATTGACCTGTATGCTAAACCAGGGACGTCAGATGAT GAAAGGATGGACATCAAGAAGGATAAGAAGGGACTGGTGTATGTACAAGGGGCTATAATCAAAGAAGCCACCAATGCCAAGGAGCTGTTTGCTTTGTTTGAGGAGGGAAGCAAGAACAGACACACAGCCTCCACAA AAATGAATGCTGAAAGTTCCCGTTCCCATCTGATCATTGGTGTTACCATCGAAACAACCAACAAGACAACGGGACAAGTTCTGACGGGAAAA TTAAGTCTGGTAGATTTGGCAGGAAGTGAGAGGGTTGCCAAGACAGGAGCCACAGCAGAACAACTGAAG GAAGCTATGTCCATCAATAAGTCTCTGTCTGCCCTGGGTGATGTGATTTCAGCTCTCAGCAGTGACCAACAGTTTATACCATACCGTAACCACAAACTGACCATGCTGATGCAGGACTCTCTAGGAGGAAATGCGAAAACCCTTATGTTTGTCAATATTTCCCCAGCAGACTACAACCAGGACGAGACCATCATCTCACTCAT GTATGCATCCAGAGTAAAGCTGATTACCAATGATGCTTCCAAAAATGCTGAAAACAAGGAAATCAATCGACTCAAAAAT GTCATTGCTAAGTTGAAGAAAGGAGAGACTGTCAATGAAGATGATGAATAA